A stretch of the Bdellovibrio sp. 22V genome encodes the following:
- a CDS encoding class I SAM-dependent methyltransferase has product MTRVIKLRYTETAGCIFVDKIAGLNTHTPEYGQRGCVEIYEDELDRKLYVVHRLDKATSGALVFPTSPELATEITQLFEQHKVAKKYLLLTDKKIGIKEFTYESTITKEKNQFVSTPSNEPNAKTSFKWLKSLGPYELWEAVPHTGKPHQIRLHAEASGMPILGDEDHNGSPYFRLCLHSLSLKFALRGQQIDFETDWPEWAVSDDPSQLEDLTLAEAFQRRERLYKFSELKDESLRLSHRELDTYRIDQYGEYLWVYWYKESDPTVQDLLRFEKLAKKHQKKILVRKMLNRGEDPNAEILWKIGNTAPRWTAKENGVKYELRTDSGLSPGLFLDQRENRLWVQEHAQDRRVLNLFSYTSGFSVVSALAGAQEVCTVDVSQNFIDWSKENFKLNGLDPEAENYEFWVQDCLLFLKGTIRRKRKFGLIICDPPSFGRSKNGVFSISKNFDELLINCMYCLEKNGLLLFCTNYEKWTTGDLHLRLNKLKKDFSFKILPAPNQGLDFELPDQEPLMKSIILRKN; this is encoded by the coding sequence ATGACACGTGTGATTAAGCTTCGATACACAGAGACAGCCGGCTGCATTTTCGTTGACAAGATAGCTGGCCTCAACACCCATACGCCTGAATACGGTCAGCGCGGTTGCGTAGAGATTTATGAAGATGAATTGGATCGAAAGCTTTACGTCGTTCACCGTCTGGATAAAGCGACATCGGGCGCGCTGGTGTTTCCTACTTCTCCGGAGCTGGCCACTGAAATCACGCAGCTCTTTGAGCAACACAAGGTCGCAAAAAAATATCTTCTGCTAACTGACAAGAAAATCGGAATTAAAGAATTCACCTACGAATCGACGATTACAAAAGAGAAAAACCAATTCGTCAGCACCCCCAGCAACGAACCGAACGCGAAGACGTCGTTTAAGTGGCTCAAAAGCCTGGGCCCTTATGAACTTTGGGAAGCTGTCCCGCACACGGGAAAGCCGCACCAAATTCGTTTGCACGCGGAAGCGAGCGGCATGCCTATTTTGGGAGATGAAGATCACAACGGCTCTCCGTACTTCCGTCTTTGTTTGCATTCTTTGTCTTTGAAGTTTGCATTGCGCGGTCAACAAATCGACTTTGAAACAGATTGGCCGGAATGGGCCGTGAGTGATGATCCTTCACAACTGGAAGACCTTACTTTGGCAGAAGCTTTTCAACGTCGCGAGCGTCTGTATAAATTCTCGGAATTAAAAGACGAATCCTTACGTTTAAGTCACCGCGAACTGGATACGTACCGCATTGACCAATACGGCGAATACCTATGGGTCTATTGGTACAAAGAGTCTGATCCCACGGTGCAAGATCTTCTGCGTTTTGAAAAACTCGCAAAGAAACATCAAAAGAAAATTCTTGTGCGCAAGATGCTCAACCGCGGGGAAGATCCTAACGCCGAAATTCTTTGGAAGATCGGCAACACAGCTCCCCGTTGGACTGCAAAAGAAAATGGCGTGAAGTATGAACTGCGCACGGACTCGGGTTTGTCGCCAGGCCTTTTCTTGGATCAGCGCGAGAATCGTTTGTGGGTGCAAGAGCACGCGCAAGATCGACGTGTGCTTAATTTATTCTCGTACACAAGCGGCTTTAGCGTTGTGTCGGCGCTAGCCGGTGCGCAAGAAGTTTGTACCGTCGACGTTTCTCAAAACTTTATCGACTGGAGTAAAGAGAATTTCAAACTCAACGGTTTGGATCCCGAAGCCGAGAACTACGAGTTCTGGGTGCAAGACTGCCTTCTCTTCCTTAAGGGCACCATCCGTCGCAAAAGAAAATTCGGACTGATTATTTGCGACCCGCCTTCTTTTGGTCGTTCTAAAAATGGCGTTTTTTCAATTAGTAAAAACTTCGACGAGCTGTTGATTAATTGCATGTATTGCCTGGAAAAGAACGGACTGCTTTTGTTCTGTACGAACTATGAAAAGTGGACGACCGGCGACTTACATTTGCGTTTGAATAAGCTCAAGAAAGACTTTTCATTTAAGATTCTGCCGGCTCCCAATCAGGGACTTGATTTTGAACTCCCCGATCAAGAGCCTTTGATGAAATCCATCATTCTGCGCAAGAACTAA
- a CDS encoding RNA methyltransferase — translation MFPYGPELAINANLKVHHQLILEKIGPLLTDERRQKIERVVALRNFDTAVVLEGIYDRGNISAVMRSAEGLGFGNFHVIETQEKFKEANRVTQGADKWVEVQKWKKTADCVQTLKKQGYKICVTHLDAKSKPLHEIDFSGKVALVLGNEKDGVTPEMIAAADETIIIPMSGFVQSFNISVAGALSLYHISQDRMKRLGSNASLNDEEQAILRAHYYMRTQDSATQYLEEMFARGLLKA, via the coding sequence ATGTTTCCATACGGGCCCGAATTGGCGATCAATGCCAACCTCAAAGTGCACCATCAACTGATTCTTGAGAAAATCGGGCCTTTGCTCACAGACGAGCGCCGACAAAAAATCGAGCGCGTCGTTGCTCTTCGTAATTTCGATACGGCTGTTGTTTTGGAAGGCATCTATGATCGCGGAAATATTTCCGCCGTCATGAGAAGTGCGGAAGGCTTGGGCTTCGGCAATTTCCACGTGATTGAAACGCAGGAAAAATTCAAAGAGGCCAACCGTGTCACTCAAGGCGCCGACAAATGGGTCGAAGTTCAGAAGTGGAAAAAAACCGCCGACTGTGTGCAGACTTTGAAAAAACAAGGTTACAAAATCTGTGTGACTCATCTGGATGCGAAATCCAAACCTCTTCATGAGATCGATTTTTCCGGTAAAGTCGCTTTGGTTCTCGGGAACGAGAAAGACGGTGTCACTCCGGAAATGATTGCGGCGGCGGATGAAACGATCATCATTCCGATGTCAGGCTTTGTGCAAAGTTTTAATATCTCTGTGGCAGGGGCGTTAAGCCTTTATCATATTTCGCAAGATCGTATGAAGCGTTTGGGTTCCAACGCTTCATTAAACGATGAAGAGCAGGCGATTTTGCGCGCGCACTACTATATGCGCACGCAGGACTCCGCGACTCAATATCTTGAAGAGATGTTTGCGCGCGGTCTTCTTAAAGCTTAA
- a CDS encoding cysteine desulfurase family protein produces the protein MELNTERPMGTNLQQDKSIYLDYNATTPVDPRVFQAMEPYFKEHFGNPASAGHHWGWIADNAATKARSQVASLIGAKSLEITFTAGATESNNWAIFGLISKLREENPQTPIHFITSCVEHSSIMKAMAAAEKMGVEVDFLPVNSYGQVEIETVRKAIKPHTKLMSFIWVNNEIGTINPIPELARLAKEHQIYFHTDATQAVGKIPVNVTEMGIDLMSFSGHKIYGPKGIGALYIRSKDPKVQINPLIYGGGQERGLRSGTLNVPAIVGLGVAAEICAQNLNEEKARMTELRDFFWSKLQAAVPGIRLNGHPTERAPNNLNVTLPGHKTEALIARLQKIGVSTGSACGTGAMVISHVLKGIGLSTEEIQCSLRLSLGRWTTQEELERAAEILKNALPH, from the coding sequence ATGGAATTGAATACTGAGCGCCCTATGGGAACAAATCTGCAACAAGATAAGTCTATCTATTTGGATTACAATGCCACGACTCCCGTGGACCCTCGCGTATTTCAAGCCATGGAGCCTTACTTTAAGGAACACTTTGGCAACCCTGCCAGCGCCGGCCATCATTGGGGTTGGATCGCTGACAATGCGGCGACAAAAGCGCGCAGCCAAGTAGCTTCGTTGATTGGCGCAAAATCTTTGGAAATCACTTTTACGGCTGGAGCCACGGAATCAAACAACTGGGCGATCTTTGGTTTGATTTCAAAACTGCGCGAAGAAAATCCACAAACGCCGATTCACTTTATCACTTCTTGCGTTGAACACAGCTCTATCATGAAAGCGATGGCGGCTGCAGAAAAAATGGGTGTGGAAGTTGACTTCCTTCCCGTTAATTCTTACGGACAAGTCGAAATTGAAACTGTTCGTAAAGCTATCAAGCCGCACACAAAACTGATGAGTTTCATTTGGGTGAACAACGAAATCGGCACGATCAATCCTATTCCGGAACTCGCTCGTCTGGCGAAAGAACATCAGATTTATTTCCATACTGATGCGACTCAAGCCGTCGGCAAAATTCCTGTGAACGTGACAGAGATGGGAATTGACTTGATGTCTTTCTCTGGTCACAAAATTTACGGACCTAAAGGCATCGGTGCTCTTTATATTCGCTCGAAAGATCCTAAAGTTCAGATCAATCCGTTGATTTACGGCGGAGGCCAAGAGCGTGGACTTCGCTCTGGCACTTTGAATGTGCCGGCGATTGTGGGCTTGGGTGTCGCTGCTGAAATTTGCGCGCAGAATCTGAACGAAGAAAAAGCTCGCATGACAGAACTCCGTGATTTTTTCTGGAGCAAGCTTCAAGCGGCTGTTCCGGGCATTCGTTTGAATGGCCATCCCACCGAGCGCGCGCCAAATAATTTGAACGTGACTTTACCAGGTCATAAAACCGAAGCGTTGATCGCCCGTCTGCAAAAGATCGGCGTCAGCACCGGCTCTGCCTGTGGCACAGGAGCGATGGTCATCAGTCACGTTTTAAAAGGCATTGGTTTGAGCACCGAAGAAATCCAATGTTCGTTGCGTTTAAGCTTGGGTCGCTGGACAACTCAAGAAGAACTTGAAAGAGCTGCGGAAATCCTTAAAAACGCGCTTCCTCACTAA
- a CDS encoding S1 RNA-binding domain-containing protein has product MSKKDIFGDDIEETKDMASFEQLFAQSDKGLDRRLRVGDEIRAEILSIGKEEAFVSTGTPVDGMIFTRDLMDENKEVKYKVGDIIDCVVTAIKGGEVRLAKRGAKGATTDSLEDAFDMELPVEGRVTETCNGGFRVNVQGKTAFCPISQIDMKFATDASEYVGKKFEFLITQFDKRNIVVSRRRLLELQRAENEGTFMLKHQPGALLDGKVVRLERFGAFVELEPGIEGLVHVSELAWSRVNDPHEIVSVGQNLTVKLLKTEEIDGKLKISLSLKQADGEGNPWLSVPQKFPVGTVVKGKVEKKETYGLFVNIAPGVTGLLPKSKWRDSVEASQFENKKRGDEITVQVDQILFEEKKISLGLPGEVEDTSWKSHTSSANGFGSLGDAFKNLNIKPK; this is encoded by the coding sequence ATGTCTAAAAAAGATATTTTTGGTGATGATATTGAAGAAACAAAAGACATGGCGAGTTTTGAGCAACTTTTCGCTCAATCAGATAAAGGCCTTGATCGCCGTCTTCGCGTAGGCGATGAAATCCGCGCAGAAATTCTTTCTATCGGTAAAGAAGAGGCTTTTGTTTCTACCGGCACTCCTGTGGACGGCATGATTTTCACAAGAGATTTGATGGATGAAAACAAAGAAGTAAAATACAAAGTCGGCGACATCATCGACTGCGTTGTCACAGCCATCAAAGGCGGCGAAGTTCGTCTTGCAAAACGTGGCGCTAAAGGTGCGACGACAGATTCATTGGAAGACGCGTTTGACATGGAACTTCCTGTTGAAGGTCGCGTGACAGAGACTTGCAACGGCGGTTTCCGCGTGAACGTTCAAGGTAAAACGGCGTTCTGTCCTATCAGCCAAATCGATATGAAGTTTGCAACAGACGCAAGTGAATACGTTGGTAAAAAGTTTGAATTCTTGATCACACAATTCGACAAGCGCAACATCGTGGTTTCTCGCCGTCGTTTGCTCGAGCTGCAAAGAGCCGAAAACGAAGGCACGTTCATGCTGAAGCACCAGCCGGGCGCTTTGCTTGACGGTAAAGTGGTGCGCTTGGAGCGCTTCGGTGCTTTCGTTGAATTGGAGCCGGGGATTGAGGGCTTGGTTCACGTCTCTGAATTGGCGTGGTCCCGCGTAAACGATCCGCATGAGATTGTCTCCGTTGGTCAAAACCTCACAGTAAAACTTTTGAAAACGGAAGAGATCGACGGCAAATTGAAAATTTCGTTGTCGTTGAAACAAGCCGATGGCGAAGGCAATCCTTGGTTGTCCGTGCCGCAAAAATTCCCTGTGGGAACGGTTGTAAAAGGCAAAGTTGAAAAGAAAGAGACTTACGGTCTTTTCGTCAACATCGCTCCGGGCGTGACAGGTCTTTTGCCAAAATCAAAATGGCGCGACTCTGTGGAGGCTTCCCAATTCGAAAACAAAAAGCGCGGTGACGAGATCACAGTGCAAGTCGATCAAATTCTTTTCGAAGAAAAGAAGATCTCTTTGGGGCTTCCAGGCGAAGTCGAAGACACAAGCTGGAAATCTCATACATCCTCCGCAAACGGCTTCGGCTCTTTAGGGGATGCGTTTAAGAATTTGAATATCAAACCTAAGTAA
- a CDS encoding LemA family protein: MKNLMIVVLLVMPFLAGCGIQSLPQGKNMTEAALAEVNNQYKRRADLIPNLVNVVKGYAKHEQETLTQVTEARAKATATQIDPSKVSPEQLAKFQQAQSGLSQALGRLMVVAEKYPDLKADQNFRDLQAQLEGTENRITIARQRYIEAIKEFNNLVTVPPTSWTNSIMYHFEKMPQWDMTAEEKAQAEKAPEVKF; encoded by the coding sequence ATGAAAAACCTGATGATAGTAGTCCTTTTAGTAATGCCTTTTTTGGCGGGATGTGGAATTCAATCTTTGCCGCAAGGGAAGAATATGACTGAGGCGGCTTTGGCTGAGGTGAATAACCAGTACAAACGTCGTGCTGATTTGATTCCTAATCTTGTGAATGTTGTTAAAGGGTATGCGAAGCATGAGCAAGAGACTTTGACACAAGTGACGGAGGCGCGTGCAAAAGCGACGGCGACGCAGATTGATCCTTCGAAGGTGAGTCCCGAACAATTGGCGAAGTTTCAACAAGCACAGTCCGGGCTTTCGCAAGCTTTGGGGCGCTTGATGGTTGTTGCGGAGAAATATCCTGATTTGAAAGCGGATCAGAACTTCCGCGATCTTCAAGCGCAACTTGAAGGCACAGAAAATCGCATCACAATTGCTCGTCAAAGATATATCGAAGCGATCAAAGAGTTTAACAATCTTGTGACGGTTCCTCCAACAAGCTGGACAAACTCGATCATGTATCATTTCGAAAAAATGCCTCAATGGGATATGACAGCGGAAGAAAAAGCTCAGGCGGAAAAAGCGCCTGAAGTTAAATTCTAG
- a CDS encoding acyl-CoA dehydrogenase family protein produces the protein MSFNWKEFDLYNPTPEHAMLRETVKAFTEAEIEPQAHEYDRSEKFNLGLFKKIGELGLLGITVPEQFGGAGMDATAAAIVHEELSASDPGFCLAYLAHSMLCVNNIAVNGSDDQRHRVLPKLCSGEWVGSMAMSEPAVGTDVLGMQTKAVKHGNEYIINGRKMWITNGTIDENNTPCDLVLVYAKTGEKHGRALISTFLVEKDHKGFAVGQKIKDKLGMRGSNTAELVFQDCHVPETALVGHEGDSMLHMMRNLEIERLTLAAMSIGIARRSIEIMNRYAVEREAFGKSINHFGQVQRYIADSYAEYKAARSYVYETARRMDLNKEGNRLDSDGVKLVATTMAKNVADRAIQVLGGYGYVGEYVVERLWRDAKLLEIGGGTLEAHQKNITRDLAKNPESLYK, from the coding sequence ATGTCTTTCAATTGGAAAGAGTTTGATCTTTACAATCCAACACCTGAACACGCCATGTTGCGTGAGACTGTAAAAGCTTTTACGGAAGCAGAGATCGAACCTCAAGCTCACGAATACGATCGTTCCGAAAAATTCAACCTCGGCCTTTTCAAAAAAATCGGTGAGCTGGGTCTTTTGGGTATCACCGTTCCTGAACAGTTCGGCGGCGCTGGAATGGATGCAACAGCGGCAGCGATCGTACATGAAGAATTATCAGCATCTGACCCGGGTTTTTGTTTGGCGTATCTTGCCCACTCCATGCTTTGCGTGAACAACATCGCTGTGAACGGCAGTGATGATCAACGTCATCGCGTTTTGCCGAAATTGTGTTCTGGCGAATGGGTCGGTTCGATGGCGATGTCAGAACCTGCCGTGGGCACTGACGTTTTGGGCATGCAAACGAAAGCCGTCAAGCACGGCAACGAATACATCATCAATGGCCGCAAGATGTGGATCACAAACGGAACGATTGATGAAAACAACACGCCTTGCGATCTTGTTTTAGTTTACGCAAAAACGGGTGAAAAACACGGTCGCGCATTGATCTCCACTTTCCTTGTTGAAAAAGATCACAAAGGTTTCGCTGTAGGCCAAAAAATCAAAGACAAGTTGGGCATGCGCGGCTCGAACACGGCGGAGCTTGTTTTCCAAGACTGCCATGTTCCAGAGACAGCACTTGTCGGCCATGAAGGCGACTCAATGTTGCACATGATGAGAAATCTTGAGATCGAGCGTCTGACGTTGGCAGCGATGAGCATCGGTATCGCTCGGCGCTCTATCGAAATCATGAATCGTTATGCGGTTGAGCGTGAGGCGTTCGGCAAATCCATCAACCACTTCGGCCAAGTTCAGCGCTACATCGCTGACAGCTATGCGGAATACAAAGCAGCACGCTCTTACGTTTACGAGACAGCCCGTCGCATGGATCTGAACAAAGAAGGAAATCGCCTGGATTCAGACGGTGTGAAACTTGTGGCGACGACAATGGCGAAAAACGTGGCAGACCGTGCGATCCAAGTATTGGGCGGTTACGGTTACGTCGGCGAGTACGTTGTGGAAAGACTTTGGAGAGATGCAAAGCTTCTTGAAATCGGCGGCGGGACTTTGGAAGCGCACCAAAAGAATATCACACGTGACTTGGCGAAAAACCCTGAGTCATTGTACAAGTAA
- a CDS encoding tyrosine-protein phosphatase: MKASLIFILLFVTACAEKKIAQEHSGPSESSPKSSFFMTRPQPTEPVELVFEKERAGAKPNNYRKNDELKMSGSAMFGPKALKVIAKPTKKNKSILHIFDLRQESHGLINDIPVTWQADRDWANADLNHDEAVRRERRLLGDLRVGERIAGQEIKSIETEESMVRSSGHQYVRLTVTDHVRPVDSEVDRFIEAVQALPENSWIHFHCRAGKGRTTTFMVLYEMLLRAKYSEFDEIINKNTKLSNDYDVIAVGDPKEWKYPYQKERADFVRNFYEYAKAHPRGEGMTWSEWVRQK, from the coding sequence ATGAAAGCATCGTTGATATTCATCTTGTTGTTCGTGACCGCTTGTGCGGAGAAAAAAATCGCCCAAGAACACTCAGGTCCGTCGGAATCGTCTCCAAAATCCTCTTTCTTTATGACTCGACCTCAGCCAACGGAGCCCGTGGAGCTGGTCTTTGAAAAAGAGCGTGCGGGGGCTAAGCCCAATAACTACCGCAAGAATGATGAATTGAAGATGTCAGGCAGTGCGATGTTTGGACCAAAGGCTTTAAAAGTGATTGCAAAGCCGACAAAAAAGAACAAGTCCATTCTGCATATTTTTGATCTGCGCCAGGAGTCTCACGGTTTGATCAACGATATTCCCGTGACTTGGCAAGCCGACCGCGACTGGGCCAATGCTGATTTAAATCATGATGAGGCGGTCCGACGTGAAAGACGCCTTCTTGGGGACCTTCGCGTTGGCGAAAGAATCGCCGGGCAAGAGATTAAAAGTATCGAAACGGAAGAGAGCATGGTTCGCAGCAGCGGCCATCAGTATGTGCGTTTGACGGTGACGGACCATGTACGCCCGGTGGATTCGGAAGTGGATCGTTTTATCGAGGCGGTTCAAGCGTTGCCTGAAAACTCTTGGATTCACTTCCATTGTCGCGCCGGCAAGGGTCGTACAACGACGTTTATGGTTCTTTATGAAATGCTTCTTCGCGCGAAATACTCGGAATTTGACGAGATCATCAATAAGAATACGAAACTCAGCAATGACTATGACGTCATAGCAGTTGGCGACCCGAAAGAATGGAAGTATCCTTATCAGAAAGAGCGTGCGGATTTCGTTCGCAATTTCTATGAATACGCCAAAGCTCATCCGCGCGGTGAGGGGATGACGTGGTCAGAATGGGTGAGACAGAAATGA
- a CDS encoding vitamin B12-dependent ribonucleotide reductase → MKKFSLHSPSYFVPAGKKPEDLFQWKKVDCEIRNRKGETFFSMKNVEAPEGWSQLAIDIAASKYFRKVGVPKTNHEHSMRQLVDRVVKAITASALKQGGYFASKKEADIFAKELKYILLSQRGAFNSPVWFNAGLWESYKISSPSEHYAWDEKKKKILNTHNAYERPQCSACFIQSVDDSIEGIFDLAKTEAKLFKYGSGTGSNFSKIRSRYEQTSAGGLSSGLLSFLEVLDKGAGAIKSGGTTRRAAKMVVVDIDHPEVLDFIEWKMREEKKAHMLIAAGLSAEFEGEAYRTVSGQNANNSVRLTDAFLKAVEKDSPWKLKARVTGKTMRELPAAEVWKKITHAAWMCADPGVQFHNTINKWHTCPNTDDINSSNPCSEYMFLDDSACNLSSINLVRFLGEDGNFDFESFIHTARTLFVAQEILVDYSSYPTEKIAQNSHDYRPLGLGFANLGSLLMRKGIPYDSDEGRAWAGALTALMSGVAYLTSSEMARAKGPFAGFKKNRAPMLRVMKMHESALKDVAWSFLPHGLDKAVKNLWKGVIYNGGKHGYRNSQATVIAPTGTIGLLMDCDTTGIEPDFSLIKYKKLVGGGEIQIVNQAVEPALRTLEYTDEEIAEIIKYVEEHNTVVGSSAIHGEDISVFDCAAGVQGSRVLSPESHVKMMAAVQPFISGAISKTVNLPNSATEEDISQIYMLAWKLGLKAVAVYRDGSKQSQPLNMQKPKKSEEPAVPNFTMKCPECGSDTVLTSGCYRCPNCGTTVGCS, encoded by the coding sequence ATGAAAAAATTCTCTCTGCACAGTCCCTCTTATTTCGTGCCTGCCGGAAAGAAACCCGAAGACTTATTCCAATGGAAGAAAGTCGATTGTGAAATTCGCAATCGCAAGGGTGAAACATTTTTCTCTATGAAAAACGTCGAAGCGCCTGAAGGCTGGTCGCAGCTTGCAATTGATATTGCCGCAAGCAAGTATTTCCGCAAAGTCGGAGTTCCCAAAACAAACCACGAACACTCCATGCGCCAACTCGTCGATCGCGTGGTGAAAGCAATCACGGCCTCCGCCTTGAAACAAGGCGGCTATTTCGCATCCAAAAAAGAGGCCGACATCTTTGCTAAAGAACTTAAGTATATTTTGCTCTCGCAAAGAGGCGCCTTTAACAGCCCGGTGTGGTTCAATGCCGGTTTGTGGGAGTCTTATAAAATTTCTTCTCCAAGTGAGCACTATGCATGGGACGAAAAGAAGAAAAAGATTTTAAACACGCACAACGCTTACGAAAGGCCGCAGTGTTCTGCGTGCTTCATCCAAAGTGTCGATGATTCCATCGAAGGAATTTTTGATCTCGCGAAAACCGAAGCGAAGCTGTTTAAGTACGGTTCCGGCACAGGAAGTAACTTTTCGAAAATCCGCAGCCGCTATGAACAGACCAGCGCGGGCGGACTGAGCTCGGGACTTCTTTCGTTCCTCGAGGTTTTAGACAAAGGCGCGGGAGCCATCAAATCCGGCGGCACCACTCGGCGTGCAGCGAAGATGGTCGTTGTGGATATTGATCATCCCGAAGTTCTCGACTTTATCGAGTGGAAAATGCGCGAAGAAAAGAAAGCGCACATGTTGATCGCCGCAGGTCTTAGTGCCGAGTTTGAAGGCGAAGCTTACAGAACCGTTTCGGGCCAAAATGCCAACAACTCCGTAAGATTGACGGATGCTTTCTTGAAGGCTGTGGAAAAAGACAGCCCGTGGAAACTCAAAGCGCGTGTTACCGGGAAAACGATGCGTGAGTTGCCGGCTGCGGAGGTTTGGAAAAAAATCACTCATGCCGCGTGGATGTGCGCGGATCCTGGCGTGCAGTTTCACAATACGATTAATAAATGGCATACGTGCCCGAATACGGACGATATTAATTCGAGCAACCCGTGTTCGGAGTACATGTTCCTGGATGATTCCGCGTGCAACCTTTCATCGATTAATCTCGTTAGATTTTTGGGTGAAGATGGAAATTTCGACTTTGAATCTTTTATTCATACAGCCCGCACACTCTTTGTCGCGCAGGAAATTCTTGTCGATTACTCAAGCTATCCGACAGAGAAGATCGCGCAGAACTCGCATGACTATCGTCCTTTAGGATTGGGGTTTGCAAATCTGGGAAGTCTGTTGATGCGTAAGGGAATTCCTTACGACAGCGATGAGGGACGTGCGTGGGCGGGCGCTTTGACCGCTCTTATGAGCGGTGTGGCTTATCTTACAAGTTCCGAGATGGCGCGTGCGAAAGGCCCGTTTGCCGGCTTTAAGAAAAATCGCGCACCGATGTTGCGAGTGATGAAGATGCACGAAAGTGCTCTTAAAGATGTGGCGTGGTCGTTTCTTCCGCACGGCTTGGATAAAGCGGTAAAAAATCTTTGGAAGGGCGTGATCTATAACGGTGGCAAGCACGGTTATAGAAACTCTCAAGCGACGGTGATTGCGCCCACCGGAACTATTGGTTTGCTGATGGATTGTGATACGACGGGAATTGAGCCGGATTTCTCTTTGATCAAGTACAAGAAACTTGTCGGCGGCGGAGAGATTCAAATCGTCAATCAAGCGGTAGAACCCGCTTTGCGAACATTGGAATACACCGACGAAGAGATCGCAGAGATTATCAAATACGTGGAAGAGCATAACACCGTTGTGGGCAGCTCTGCCATTCATGGTGAAGACATCAGTGTCTTTGACTGTGCGGCGGGCGTGCAGGGCAGCCGTGTGCTTTCACCTGAAAGTCACGTGAAGATGATGGCGGCCGTGCAACCGTTTATCAGCGGTGCCATTTCCAAAACCGTCAATCTGCCGAACAGTGCGACGGAAGAGGACATCAGCCAGATCTATATGCTCGCATGGAAACTGGGTCTTAAAGCGGTCGCGGTTTATCGTGACGGCAGTAAGCAGAGCCAGCCTCTAAATATGCAAAAACCTAAGAAATCCGAGGAGCCCGCGGTCCCTAATTTCACGATGAAATGTCCCGAATGTGGAAGCGACACGGTGCTCACAAGTGGTTGTTATCGTTGTCCTAACTGCGGCACGACGGTCGGGTGCTCGTAA
- a CDS encoding competence/damage-inducible protein A gives MKASILGIGTELTDGQIVNQNASWISKQLKDAGITTTSHLVVPDERALMREGIEFIAAHGDVLFITGGLGPTSDDFTRDIVAEWAGLPLKFDETSWKHVNERLTSRGYVVKDIQRQQCYFPEGAKVLFNSQGTANAFQLQVHGKTVFVLPGPPREIEAVWGSSISFWLDENTKHLDPRITRSWDTMGVGESDVAVIAEEVLQGVDVEKGYRVHLPYVEVKLSYLSSREKEMEPVIEKLSEALQFCTIVRDQKDPAQHFAEIVKPIQSICVIDEVTGSFLMNRLMPVLRTYMSEQMWSFSKSRAAKSPADLHLHVLPKDEHSCEVSLEYRGRKIKDIITTPYKTANMRERRHQYMAEMALIFWIKNLQ, from the coding sequence ATGAAAGCATCCATTCTCGGTATTGGTACTGAACTCACGGACGGACAGATTGTAAATCAAAATGCCTCGTGGATTTCAAAACAGTTGAAAGACGCCGGTATTACGACGACGTCTCATCTTGTCGTACCTGATGAGCGCGCTTTGATGCGCGAAGGGATTGAATTCATCGCCGCTCACGGAGACGTTCTGTTTATTACGGGAGGTCTTGGCCCCACCTCTGATGATTTCACGCGCGATATCGTCGCGGAGTGGGCGGGTTTGCCTTTAAAGTTTGATGAAACTTCCTGGAAGCACGTGAATGAACGTCTTACTTCGCGCGGTTATGTCGTCAAAGATATTCAACGCCAGCAATGTTATTTTCCCGAAGGCGCCAAGGTTCTTTTTAACTCGCAAGGCACCGCCAATGCGTTTCAGTTGCAGGTTCACGGCAAAACTGTTTTCGTTCTGCCGGGACCACCGCGCGAGATTGAAGCGGTTTGGGGTTCCTCCATTTCATTTTGGCTCGATGAAAATACGAAGCATCTTGATCCTCGGATTACAAGAAGCTGGGACACCATGGGCGTCGGTGAATCCGATGTCGCCGTCATTGCTGAAGAAGTTCTTCAAGGTGTCGACGTCGAAAAAGGATATCGCGTGCATCTGCCTTATGTGGAAGTGAAGCTGTCTTACTTAAGTTCGCGCGAAAAAGAGATGGAACCTGTCATTGAAAAATTGAGTGAGGCTTTGCAGTTTTGTACAATCGTGCGCGATCAAAAAGATCCCGCCCAGCATTTCGCCGAAATCGTTAAGCCGATCCAGTCCATTTGTGTGATTGATGAGGTGACCGGATCTTTCTTGATGAACCGTTTGATGCCCGTTCTGCGCACGTATATGAGCGAACAAATGTGGAGCTTCTCAAAATCGCGCGCCGCTAAAAGTCCGGCGGATCTGCACTTGCATGTTCTTCCCAAGGACGAGCACAGCTGCGAAGTCAGTCTCGAATATCGCGGTCGCAAAATCAAAGACATCATCACAACTCCCTACAAAACCGCGAATATGCGCGAGCGCCGCCACCAATACATGGCCGAGATGGCTTTGATTTTTTGGATTAAGAATCTTCAATAG